The Sabethes cyaneus chromosome 3, idSabCyanKW18_F2, whole genome shotgun sequence DNA window ACCTACCACTGGCTTCACGGAACAATCCCCGTACCGTCGCGGCTACAGATTTCCTCGGCTGGCAGTTCTCGATCGAAGCAAGATGACACGTGGTTGTCGCCGGGTGGACGCTACTCCTATATACCCATGCGATTCTATGCTGACGGAGCTTTGCCTCGCCGTGGGCTCACGGGAAGGTCGCAGTGTTTTATTGGAGAACGCTTTCAGCGGCTCAGTGATGACACGTGGTGAATGGCTAATCGGAGATCGGATTGGCCCGCCGCTTTGTTGGTTACCAGTCTTGGGACGTAATTCGCCTTTTACTAGGCTAACGGCTGCTCGTTATCTGCCGGAAATATTCCTACGGGGCCAATCTGGTGGGCTCTCGTAGGCTCCAGCTTCCTATTACGGGTCCTGATTCGACTCTCTTCTACTTTTACTATTAATCTTTCACTATAAACTAACTCACAgctttttcaaacttttcttctattttcacGCCTTCGTCCACTCACAAGCTTTTCGCTCGACAGTTAGTTAGAAAATGACGGCGGAGATCAGGAAGCTTATCGCCATCAGTACCTTTTATCGCCATCTCTTCATTTTCTGCTATCTCCTTTTACTTCCTTTTCAACCACCCACTGAACTGACATCGAACCGGTTATTTAATCGTTTTTCGTGTAGTGTCATGTGTGCTTAATTCTAGCCCTATTTGTTGAGTGTATATCTGAATTGGCCGTATTTAGTTAAGCGCTCCGGAGGCTttatataaataataaatctGACAAACTTTACCCTTAACTAattaaataacatataatataaatgttacgaacggtaacaaaatttatgttaaatgggcGGCCCCGGTTCTTATTGTATTGTGACATTTCATAGGAAAGCGGAATTTTATAAATTATGCCTGTCGTCCAATATGCCTATTGTCCATTATGTCTCCCGTCCGTTATACCTATTatctattatgcctatcgtccgttatgcctaacgtcgcgcacccgactaatttttcaatattatttttgaaagttgaaaaaaagGTGTTGATTAtgtttaaaagtaaagtaagggaaagtataataaaaattTTCGGAAAGGAAACTAAAATGTATCCCTTTTCTATATTCTATCCCAACTTTTACTATCTCACACAATTTTCATGGAAACTTTCAAAATTCAGCTTTAGTAAAAGCAATACCAAAGAGGTTTTACCACACCACTAGGTTGATACAAAcacaatttcataaaaaaaatatttcatgaaAACAATTGTACTGGTTTTCCTTCACTATTGTGAGGGTTGAATACCCCTGGTACAGAATATCGCAtatcccagcatcagaacatgTCTAGTGCAATACAGCATCTCGGCAGAGTTACGTTGTGCTACCGTCGCGACAAACGGTGTGAACAGTTTTGTGCGTTATCGTGTCGACAATCATCGGtgtcgtctagattccgacccCGTTCAACGACCTGACTGCCTATCACAGTCGGTCGTCTGCTACTGGAGAACAAACAAGACTTGGGTGATTCTTTGTGGCTGTAATCTAAGCTTGGCACAAAAAGTGCTTCTTTATTCTAATAAAAAATAGCATAACAATACTTTTGGTCAACATTTCGGGGCTCAAATACTCCTGTGAGGATTGCATAAAAGTATATATTATATGTTTTACATGTTTTTCCTTATCCAATCAACGTACGACGAGATCCTAGTGAAAACAGCCGGATAAGCTCGCTCACACAGTTCGCCGTAGCTGTAGAAACCTACTACGTAAGGCGTCACTGGACTGTTTTCTTTCGCAGGATCATCAACGCTGGTCCAAACTAATTGATCACCCTGGTTGTAGCAAGTATTGTTGGCGCTCAGGTTGACATCCTCAACGCATAAATGATCAGCGGTAATTCGGCTTTCATAATCGAGTTGACAGTCAGTGTTGTACATAGGTGTGGTTTGTTTACTAGTTTGTTCGATATTTCCTGTAAGAATATTTGGTAAGTTTAAATGTTGCAGTGGTTTTGCTCTGCGTAAGATTTCACCTGAATTTATTAATCTCAGATGAAGTGGAGTGTGGGTGAGGTTGGTCCATACACATGCTGGAAATACTGATGCAGTCGGTGTTACTTCATCGTTCAATTTGATAAGCGCAATATCATTTGATTTATCGTTTTTATTGTAATCTGGATGGGTAATGATTTGCTCAACAGCGATGGAgtcattatttgctaaaatagcCAAGACTGCTTTGTTCGGCAACAAAAGTGCACAACTAGCGGAAGTAACTGCAGTGCGTTTAGTGATTAGCGAAGCTAAACAGCGAACGCTTTGCGACTCCTTCCAGGTTATGGTGATCTAAGGAAAAAGTTCTGTCTTATGGagctaaatattttttatggaaaatCAAACCTACCGTATGTGCAAACACGGCTCCGTAAGCACCGGGGTTTTTGGGGTGAAATTGTTGATACTCTGTTGGACAAATGTCTAGTTCATCTTTTCGTCCTTGGGAAAGtttattttcaacaaacttTCGAGGGCAACAAATCACTTGTGCAGAAGAACAAAAACTTACTCGTCGATTGGCCTTAAAATCATTCCATAccttcgaacattttgaataatgGGTGCAAATTCCAGGCAGTTCGACatcgtaatcgaaatcacagctCTCGCCTTCCTTCCATTCTGGGTTGAGAAATTGCACTGCAGGTCGTCCACCATGAAAGTTGGGAAGTAGCACCGTTTTAAGCCAATCCACGTGGCTGACTAATCTCGTCGCTATGGCTGCCTCACCAAACCCACAATCTCTGCCGAAAGAATTTAGACCGTACGCATAGGTATAGTAACGATCATTTCTCCAGATTTTTCGTTGAATGGGAGCACCGTAGAGTAGTGCACAGGATTCGGGTACCAAAAATAAACGATCTCCGACGCAGAGATGCTCTGGAGCCAAGCCTTTTGCCAAGCCCGAACGAAACTGCTCAGAAATCGTACAATTTTGAGGGGTATTCACACTTAACCTAGGCAGGAGCGTTCGAAGCATTGGTTCTGcgattgaaaaaaattaatatgaCATAATTTTCATAAATTGTATCCAAGCTTACCAAATGTTTCCATTTGTGATCCGTAATTAAGTGAGTTAATATCATTACGACCGATACCCGCTACTTCTACCTGTGGGTCGGGAATTTCCCGTGAATGCCATATGCAGGCCGGAGTCACCCGGTCGGAAAATTGTACTCGATCTTTTAGTTTAAGTACCGCAATGTTATTGTAGAGGGAATTTCCTCTGTATTCCGGGTGCACAATTATCTGTGCGATGTCGAAATTTGCTCCATTCGAATCGATAATCACGTGTGAAGGAGCAACACTGCGAACGGTTGAAATTTTGAGGTtagaaattacagaaatgtggaTTAATAATAGGTACCCGTAATGTGATGCACAATCTGCTACGGTGAGTGCCGTATCATCGGCAATGAGTGTTGCACTGCAATTTTCTCTGCGTCCATTTTTCCATCCTATAGACACCTAAAAGTAGAGTTTGAGTTATAATTTTACAACCGTGCTAGGTTTGCTATAACTTCAATAGTATTTGTAGTACTAGTACTAGTGCTAGTCATGTACTAGTACTAGTACTAGTACTACTATGTTAGATGTATAAATTACTATTACATAAGTAACCAATAATAGTAGAGAACAAATTGTTTGGATTAAGATTTTGTTACCTTATGTCGCAAGTTGCTCCCAGCAAAGTGCATATGCGCTTTGTCAGAATTGAGAGAAACATAATTCTCGGATCGGCTTGCGATTACGTCGTCTTCGTACTCCCTTAAATGAGCGTATCGAAGGGCGCAACTGATGGGTTCCAGGCTCCAATCTATCATAAATGCAATGCTAAATTAAATACGAATCGAATAACAAGTACGGCCGTATCTCACCAAAAACATTGCTCTCCTGACTTTGCATTGTTTGCAGGATCCATTGGTAGTAAGCCGAAACCCTCGTATAGACCCCGGGGGTTGCCGTTCCGCAGGCTGTACCGAACGAAGTTACACCGACGAGAAATGGAGACACTTTTCCGTTGTGGAGCAATTTTATCTGCAGAGGTCCTCCGGAGTCACCCTGGAATCAAACTTTATAGTTTCACATTTAGGAACATAAAGCTATAAATATACTGGACAGGTATCCATGAGTTCATCTCCTGCGCATAGTTGGGTTTCCTTGAGGCCATCCTTCAGCAACCGGTTGTTGGTGTCGTAGAACTCACTGCATTTGTTGTTGGTTGTTGGTTTAAGTGTTACTTTCAGCAACGATGGCGTTCGGTCTTGTGCTGTGGACTTAGAAGGTATTTGAATCCATTCTTAGAAGCATTGTGGGAATTCTAGCTTGCCAACTCAATGAGTCGCAGACCATTTATTAGGTATAAAATTTTAAGATCCACAAAAACCGTTCTTAAATTCCAAATCATTGTGAATTGTGCAACAAAGTGCAAACATCCCGAATTTTCTCCTCAAGttaagtaaaacagaaaaaaatagttaCCAAATCCAGTGTCTCCCCATCCAGTAGCTTCTAATTCTTTGAAGCGAACTTCGTTGTCAATCCAAAGGCAAGCTGGTGAAACTGTATCATGTAACCTGCAACGATGAAAaacatttaattaaattttgaagTCTTTGTTTCGGTCCCTTACTGTCCCAGTAAGTATTTGGACAAAGTCAGATAGACACAATCGGGGTTCTATTCTGTTTAAGAAACTATTCAGTGACATTTATAttatatttgttatattttgaatAATGAGCAATAGGAAAATGTTCGCCCATAGATACTACACACACATTCTAGTCACACAGTCGCACATATCACATACATACAATACATCGTACTCTCACCTATCAAGGCAGCTATACGCAATACTCACGTTACATTTTTCTCCAACTTCAAAAGTGCAATATCGTTGTACGAGAATGAAAACTTGTAGTCGGGATGCCTGATCACCTGAACGATCTTCAGCTGCTGAGCGAACTGGTCGTCCTCGTCACTGAAGAGGTTAATGTCTCCGAACCGAGCCACATCCGGCGGTTGTCCACTGGAAGAAATCTTAAGTTACACTTCTTGCACTGTATTTCAACGATGACATACTGACTTATCGAGTGTACAGTGAGCGGCAGTCAGCACATAGTTCTCCCAGATTAAAGATCCTCCACAATTCCAGCTGATGTTACCGTTCGGTTGTGTCCATCCAATGGCTGCCATGTGGGCAAATTCTTTCAAATATGCTGGCATGCCGAAAGCTGGGGCTACCAAACCCTGGTCACCATATCTGTAGTAACGCAGATGACAGTCTGAAAAGTCGAATTTGAGTAAGTCGATGTAATGAATGTCCTTCTGATGAATGATTTACTGTACCGTCGAGTGATATTCTTTCATTCGGGAGCATTGCTGCATCTAAGGATTCGCTGAATGGCGCGATAGGGAAAAGGCAATAAGCTGGAATTGCCGAAAATAGTTATGCTTGTAATATTGTGAATGCCATTAGTTTATTATACCTACCATTATGAATTAACAAAACACTCACTAGCGCCAAGCGCAATAGTTTCTTTCCATGTGACATACTGATTGAtgcttaaatgttttaaaataatttacttaaaaaatacacTATTATTAGCTTAAATACAGCTATCTTGCAGTGAATGCATTCCAGTCAGCAGCGCACGGCGGTGCCACTTATactgattttcctgtttgggATATTATACTTCGAGTGTAGCAAGCATTCAACGCGATCGCTCGAAACTAGTTGGTTAACCTGGATGACTCACAAACCGGCATTTCTTGGCCAAGGTTGACACTGAAACGTAGAGAGGACTTAACTCTGTAACTAGATTTTGTAAcagtttcagtttttttttcataataagAAGTGATGGTGTCTTTGAACTCTCAATTCTTATCCGACGTGTTGAATTACGTCTTTTCTGAATGCTTGCAGTATTTATAACCGGTTAAAGTGATTAAAATAGGTCAGTTTTTTATTCTAGTGGATCTGAGTGCAAGTAGCTTGGAACGATCTGCTCGTacacaatttttttcttgacaATCATTTGGAAAATATTCGACATTTGCTAATTAACTATTTTAATTAATCGAACAACTGTTTATCGATCAACACCAGTAGCGATTTTACATCGCTCTGAAGGACGGTAGCTCTGTATTTAACATCTTATCCATTTAACACCTTGCCTcaattctgtttcatttttctcacGCTAAACATATAACGTTTCTCGTCGTGAATGTGTTTTGAAGCTGAGACGATGAATGAATAATTCAACGCGCTGCTCCGTTGCTGGTATGTGGAAAAGGTGGCAAGAGAGAACGGGTGAAGAagagcttcaagcagatcgATTATAAAAACACGCTTTGATGGGATTCTCCGTTTTTAATGACTGTATTTAAAGCGTAAATTATAGTGTCACTCAAACTGTCGATTTTGCTTGCATGTTTAAATGATCGTATGCAAAATGGAGTTAATAGGTTGTTGGtaaatactttgaaaattgattaCATTGTTTATGTTTTGAATCGTTTCTAAATTAGTTGCAACCGGTTTCAAAGAGATACTCTGAGTGTACTGATAATTAATCGCTGTTGATTAACTGTTGAGTTGAATGTTAGAGTGGTATTTATACAGTGgtgttccgattatatctacacctgatttaatctacacccgattttaggtacccccgattttgtctaccattttgatCCGTTTTAtctatctacctttttttttaattgttattttaatcgtgcggcatgaaaatttggaagatttcatgaatttatgcataacagataatatttctttgtattttatagtttactacatggcatctgtggtgtgtaattatacacagaacGGGTATAATAATGTTGAAGTCAAATgcgcaaagtaacttccatttattttgtaacgcataatTTTAGCATTTCACGATGATCCTTTgtgagatttttctataccgtaacgctaacgggcacacctcgtctccgctaggaactatggttatcacctttctttccttATAAATTCtcatcttttgaaccattgaatcgATTTCAATgatattattacaaaaaaattgtattttattgagcttttcagaaaaaaacaataagctgacgttcaaagttttttatgattgcaaaaacattttttgtaggaaacccttaaaatcacttgaaacatttaaaatattcgttatttattgttttaataatacattcaatggcaagctagttgtttatatacgatatcaaaaaaacagatgtgacatttttagtttttgaaatagtctttttttttaagaaataaagatacgaaaatgtaatggacttgcatggcgttttattttagagacgcatttctttgtcaaaaaaacCCTTTTAGGTATTACTAGTAAAAACAAATACCTCGACACTTCATGAAAACTTAGagtttctttggtctacacaccatgtaaacacaaaaagtgaatgttttcaatgtttttgcgataataaaaaaaactgggcTTCAGTccaagctcattaaaatactttccatttggtattaacatcgtTCAAATCCGTTCAatagatcaaaagttatgaatttttaaagaaagaaaggtggaaaaaatggtaacttttcgGACCACACTGatcagaaaagagaaccctaagtaccaaataaaaatacggttctaaaatttactgcaaaggaataagtacacaacatttgaataaaatcggagcaattttgaatttagatatgtcttttttcataatatgctgagttgacgtgcattatggctaatggttgatatgaataaaatgagccctatgcgcaaaattacgctgaaataaTACACTTCTTCAATGGTCAACATTAACAAAATTTttcgttcatttaaattattttggagcaatttatttttccccaaatttgtctactttccaaatatatctaccaaaaattttcgaatgGGTAGAtgaaatcggtaaaccactatTTCAAATGTATGTTAATTTTTATTATCTGGCGATTTAAGAACAACCTTTTTATAAACGCAACGAAATTGCTAGATCTATTATAGATCGAATGGTTCAACtagataaaaaaatgttttaggttttaatttttttttgtgatgttAGATTTTAGCAAGACAccctgcagtaagacgtagtcaaaTGTCATAAAAGGCATAAAGGTCTGTGCATAGGTGCACAAACGAGGGGCAAGCTAGAactacgaatgcaggttcaatttgataatgtttgtcacgcaaattttaaatttactgtattgtaataaaagTTCTGGAACAATCATATATATTTGATATAAGAAGACAAGCTGAAGTTCCTTAGAGTTTGTcgttccactaagagtttcatcaggccacaatcatACTTTTTCTGGTGACATTTGTCATTGGACGCATAAATTACGGTtgaacgaaataaataaataaattccctCTGTTTctcatataagacatcagttttgaataaattcttgcagtatttAAATACAATCGGGCGAAAGTTGGTCGCTCACTTTCTATaattgttcactttcaggagTTAGGATGAGAAGACTTTGTCACTTCTTTTGGCGTACTTTCCTAGcatagacatcaaattggactaggattATAGCGGTCGCAAGAAATCTTGTgaggacgagaggactttatcactttttctgccgTCCTGCCCAAGCACAgttatcaaattagtatatgtCTAAACGTCATGAAAAATCTTCTTTGTCACTAtagttttatttacatttacatttacatttattaacattaattcatctgaccacaacgtctacatgaataaaacattaCTTTACAACTAACTATAGTACATTTAATCTTCGTAATCGGCGTCTAAAACTATCACTAGAACAATGAAAATCAAAAAGACTGTACACACGATTAAACAAGCAACACATAGCTCTAATTGGCTCATTTTGGCCGTACTCAGTTCGTCGGAAGTCCAGGCGAAAAAATTGTATGTCTCGAAGCGCACGTGGTGTGGCATTAAAATTGATTTGAGCGAGGATGTTTGGAGAGTCCAATTCGCCCACTAAAACTTTCCCGATGAACAGAactctttcagtttttctcctATTGTCGAGTGTTTCAATGTTGAGTAAGTTGCAgcggtcttgatacggcggaagcACTAAAGGATTTCGCCAGGGCAAAAATCTCAAAGCATACCGTAAGAATTTGGCTTGTACTGCTTCTAACCTGGAGGACCATATTCCAGTGTAGGGGCTCCAAACTACAGCAGCATACTCTAGGATAGAACGCACAATAGAGAAGTACAGGGCACGTAAACAATATGGATCTCTAAATTCTTTAGATACCCTAAATATGAAGCCCAAATTTTGATTGGCTTTAGATATTATATATGAGTAGTGTTCCCGAAAACCGAGGCTCGTATCAAGAAGCACTCCCAAGTCTTTGATTACATAAACCCTGTCCAGTACTTCGTTGCTGATGCGGTAGTTCCATATAATGGGTTCTTTCTTGCGACTAAAAGAGATTACCGAACACTTGCGTACGCTAATGGAAAGCTCATTCTTTAGACACCAGTCCGCAAAAatgtcgattagtttttgtagcTCACAGCAGTCTTCAGTAGATTTTACCGGCAcaaacattttaagatcatcagcgtacagcaatctggatcctcgtggaagtacagcacacacgtcgttaaagaataaggaaaacaatagcggtccgagattgcttccttgtggaacgccagaaTGATTACGAAATTCGCTAGAGGACACATCACCTAGTTTTACTGAGAGGCGACGGTTAACCAGGTATGACTTTAaccagtttacaaaatttgatgccGCACCCATATGTTCTATTTTGGCTAAAAGCAGGTTGTGATCCACACGGTCGAAGGCAGCTTTCAGATCCGTATATACTGTGTCGATTTGAATACCATTTTCAAGGTTTCGTATGCAGTATGATGTAAACTCCACCAGATTAGTGATAGTAGACCGCCCAGGGTAGAACCCATGCTGATCACAGGAAATGTGTCGCTTAGCTTCGTACATTAGTTGCTTGCTCACAAGAATCTCAAGTAGTTTAGAGCCACTGGTCAAAGAggtaattccacggtagttggtCACGTCGCCACGATCTCCCTTTTTATATACCGGGATAAGATGGACTCCTTCCAAACATCTGGAAACGTCGATTGCGATATAGACTGATTACAGGTAGCAGTGAGAGGTGCACAGAGAGCATCACAACATTTCTTGAAAATAATAGGCGGAATACCATCTGGTCCAGGTTGCCACGATGATTTTAATTTGTATATCGCACTTGTAATATCTGCCTGGGAAAACGTAAGGATCCGCATTTCTAGAAGAGCTTCGTTGATTTGCTGTGCGGGAATAATTCCATTTTTGAATACACTGGCAAAGTGTTTGGCAAATAATTCGCAAATATCACTCGTAGAGCTTGCTACATCAGTACCATTCGACATTACCGATGGTAGACCTTGtgtttttcgttttccattcaCAAATGACCAGAAACGTTTGGGGTTATGTTTTAAATCATTTTGAATTCGCTGAACGTGTGTAAAATATAGCTGACGATTCAAGTTTCTATATGCATTGCTTGCTAGTACAAATTCACGTTTCGTGTACGGGTTCCTATTATTGGTGTAGTGTCGAAGAGCTCTAGCACGTTCTCTTTTCAATTCACGTAACCGTCGATTGGACCAAGGAGGATTTCGTTTCATTCGAGGTTTAGGAACATGCAAGTTAAATAATGCAGTCAGTGTACCAGTCAGAAAGGAAACTGCCTCATTGACATTAGAGGCTCTGTATAAAGGCTCCCAATCCACTACTGCGATCGAACGATTCAGAGCGGCAAAATCAGCCTTTCGAAAATTAAACTGTGCCTCGTCGTTTGGCGTGTGAGAGAGACAGCAGTGGAACAACGCAGTAAAGTGTGTAGCGCAGGGTGGTACGGGTCCAGTTCAATCAGTGGTTCAACAGCTTCACTAATACTACACTTCTCTAAAGCATTTTCATCGGCAAACACTAGATCAAGAATGCGATTTCTACAATTTCCTAAAAATAAAGTAattgaaatcacagtaaacagatgatgtgtttaactgtcgtccctgtctgtgaagcaaggcgatcacgaagaaaatgtatggtgaTATAATATATCATATCATGaccttgaaaatttttgttaatttttactCATTTGGGAGTTTAAAAGAAAACTGTAATAGAAACCACATAAATGCTACACCTGTTATGGATCGATTGggatctaaaccatgaaaatccattcttAATTGGCAGAACCATAAGCGttgaaaatctttcatattttgtgACGGTAACTAaaatctaaattatggaatgacaccctacggtaagacgtagtcaaaTAATAAAATGCCATCAAAAATCTATTACAAATCATTACCATAAAATCAATCAtactgtagacggccttcgcttttggagctccagagccgcatacgaaatttgttttgaattgacaacatgcaaaatgtgttcagaacagttttcttgacattttgatattaatatcacaacattctgactaaatgattgaccttaagatttttctatcagtaaatttcatgctttagatcaattttgtaatgtatttgaattgaaaaaatatctgggtagagcgttagacatgaaaaacgagaacgagaaattggactttttctaaccattatcgtccagataattatttttgcatgaaaatcagaacttaaggttcttttgagtgtactttcatgataaaacagtcattagcttgatcgcatagtttttacgatgttgcccgttagagggttaaataagAAGGTCCCTaatacaccttattctctatcacttctccatactattccaactacaaaagcaaaaagcggcaaatgcatgtcatttctacacgacatcTTGTATGAATGGTCAGttgacgtacgaaaatgtttgcttattatcatgtacacggatagaaatttgatctccaaaacgagcaaaatgactcatgattccaggcTTCTAGCTTatggtttatgaaaatacaccatgaataataatcaggatatcacgagcttcttgcagtacaacacaacgcaaaatcatgaactattattcatgattttgtgctgtctgatatggcagttcagtcatgatttgacagaaattcacatttcatgatttcattcatggcatcggaatcaaatttctttccatgtacgtattcgggctagtctcgacacgtacaagagataggcactgtcgatacagaaacagtacagGGCGAAGGTATTGGTTAGAGTCTGTTAGAGTTAGAGTCAGGAGCACTGATTTCAAAGCGCCTCGTTACCAAAGCGCATGAGGTAAACGTTAAAGCGctcttccaaaaaaaaaaccatCAATAAGGGCAGGGATCTGGACGAAAGCACGACAGAACAGGAGCTGAGAAGTGCGTTGAAGGCATAGTGCGACTTACCTTTGAGAAAGCCGTTTCACTTGCAATGGCTGCGATATAAGTAATGAGTAACTCTCCCTTTAAGAAAGTTCAGTTCAAGTTTAGAGTTCATATGAAGGTTTCGTAATTACCAAAACCAACAGGATCTTGGAGATGTTGAATAtattctttgattttaagtcaccgca harbors:
- the LOC128743701 gene encoding LOW QUALITY PROTEIN: uncharacterized protein LOC128743701 (The sequence of the model RefSeq protein was modified relative to this genomic sequence to represent the inferred CDS: substituted 1 base at 1 genomic stop codon); the protein is MSHGKKLLRLALVSVLLIHNAYCLFPIAPFSESLDAAMLPNERISLDDCHLRYYRYGDQGLVAPAFGMPAYLKEFAHMAAIGWTQPNGNISWNCGGSLIWENYVLTAAHCTLDNGQPPDVARFGDINLFSDEDDQFAQQLKIVQVIRHPDYKFSFSYNDIALLKLEKNVTLHDTVSPACLWIDNEVRFKELEATGWGDTGFAQDRTPSLLKVTLKPTTNNKCSEFYDTNNRLLKDGLKETQLCAGDELMDTCPGDSGGPLQIKLLHNGKVSPFLVGVTSFGTACGTATPGVYTRVSAYYQWILQTMQSQESNVFDWSLEPISCALRYAHLREYEDDVIASRSENYVSLNSDKAHMHFAGSNLRHKVSIGWKNGRRENCSATLIADDTALTVADCASHYGVAPSHVIIDSNGANFDIAQIIVHPEYRGNSLYNNIAVLKLKDRVQFSDRVTPACIWHSREIPDPQVEVAGIGRNDINSLNYGSQMETFEPMLRTLLPRLSVNTPQNCTISEQFRSGLAKGLAPEHLCVGDRLFLVPESCALLYGAPIQRKIWRNDRYYTYAYGLNSFGRDCGFGEAAIATRLVSHVDWLKTVLLPNFHGGRPAVQFLNPEWKEGESCDFDYDVELPGICTHYSKCSKVWNDFKANRRVSFCSSAQVICCPRKFVENKLSQGRKDELDICPTEYQQFHPKNPGLHKTELFPXITITWKESQSVRCLASLITKRTAVTSASCALLLPNKAVLAILANNDSIAVEQIITHPDYNKNDKSNDIALIKLNDEVTPTASVFPACVWTNLTHTPLHLRLINSGNIEQTSKQTTPMYNTDCQLDYESRITADHLCVEDVNLSANNTCYNQGDQLVWTSVDDPAKENSPVTPYVVGFYSYGELCERAYPAVFTRISSYVDWIRKNM